Proteins found in one Amycolatopsis umgeniensis genomic segment:
- the rlmN gene encoding 23S rRNA (adenine(2503)-C(2))-methyltransferase RlmN, with translation MTALPLVFDAPKRGLPPRHLADLTAAERAEAVAELGEKPFRAKQLSNHYFSRLTVNPEEMTDIPAASREKLVGDLMPTLLTEIKALACDDGTTRKTLWRAHDGTLLESVLMRYPDRATLCISSQAGCGMACPFCATGQGGLDRNLSTAEIVDQVRSAAAVMRDGQMTGGPGRLSNIVFMGMGEPLANYKRVVAAVRRITDPSPDGLGIGQRSVTVSTVGLAPAIRKLADEKMQVRLAVSLHTPDDELRDTLVPVNERWSVDEVLSAARYYADTSGRRVSIEYALIRDINDQPWRAELLAKRLRQHLGQLVHVNVIPLNPTPGSKWDASPKPVEREFVRLVNAGGVACTVRDTRGQEIAAACGQLAAEN, from the coding sequence ATGACTGCCCTCCCTCTCGTCTTCGACGCGCCCAAGCGCGGCCTCCCGCCGCGCCATCTCGCCGACCTCACCGCCGCCGAGCGGGCCGAGGCCGTCGCCGAGCTGGGTGAGAAGCCGTTCCGCGCGAAGCAGCTGTCGAACCACTACTTCTCGCGGCTCACGGTGAACCCGGAGGAGATGACGGACATCCCGGCGGCCTCGCGGGAGAAGCTCGTCGGCGATCTCATGCCGACGCTGCTCACCGAAATCAAGGCTCTCGCCTGCGACGACGGCACCACCCGCAAGACCCTGTGGCGCGCGCACGACGGGACGCTGCTGGAGAGCGTGCTCATGCGCTACCCGGACCGAGCGACCCTGTGCATCTCGAGCCAGGCAGGCTGCGGCATGGCGTGCCCGTTCTGCGCGACCGGCCAGGGCGGCCTCGACCGGAATCTCTCGACCGCGGAGATCGTCGACCAGGTCCGTTCCGCCGCCGCGGTGATGCGCGACGGCCAGATGACCGGCGGCCCCGGCCGTCTGTCGAACATCGTCTTCATGGGCATGGGTGAGCCGCTGGCGAACTACAAGCGCGTGGTGGCCGCTGTCCGGCGGATCACCGATCCCTCACCCGACGGGCTCGGTATCGGTCAGCGTTCGGTGACGGTGTCGACGGTGGGGCTCGCGCCGGCGATCCGCAAGCTGGCGGACGAGAAGATGCAGGTGCGGCTGGCCGTTTCCCTGCACACGCCGGACGACGAGTTGCGGGACACTCTGGTGCCGGTGAACGAGCGCTGGTCGGTGGACGAGGTCCTGTCCGCCGCCCGGTACTACGCGGACACCTCCGGCCGGCGGGTGTCGATCGAGTACGCGTTGATCCGGGACATCAACGACCAGCCTTGGCGGGCGGAACTGCTCGCGAAGCGGCTGCGTCAGCACCTGGGACAGTTGGTGCACGTCAACGTGATCCCGTTGAACCCGACCCCGGGCAGCAAATGGGACGCGTCGCCGAAGCCGGTGGAGCGGGAGTTCGTCCGGCTGGTGAACGCCGGCGGGGTCGCTTGCACGGTACGCGACACGCGTGGCCAGGAAATCGCGGCGGCCTGCGGGCAGCTCGCCGCCGAGAACTGA
- a CDS encoding PadR family transcriptional regulator translates to MRGRPFPPEHGRPAFGPWARGGFGEFPPPPGWGPGGPGHRHRHGRRGGPGGRRGKRGDVRAAILALLSEQPRHGYEIIREIGERSGGFWKPSPGSVYPTLQMLADEGLVISKDEGGKKLFELTESGRAAAEQQDAVPPWEQIAHDVDPVEVNLRKAGATLAAAVMQVMHAGSEAQQSRAVDVLNEARRTIYGILGEADDDTAGAEASAEDAE, encoded by the coding sequence ATGCGAGGACGACCTTTTCCTCCAGAACACGGCCGACCCGCCTTCGGGCCCTGGGCTCGCGGCGGCTTCGGCGAATTCCCCCCGCCTCCGGGATGGGGCCCCGGCGGACCCGGCCACCGGCATCGGCACGGCCGTCGCGGTGGACCCGGTGGACGGCGCGGCAAGCGCGGTGACGTCCGCGCCGCGATCCTCGCGCTGCTTTCCGAGCAGCCGAGGCACGGTTACGAGATCATCCGCGAGATCGGCGAGCGCAGCGGCGGCTTCTGGAAGCCGAGCCCCGGCTCGGTCTACCCGACCCTGCAGATGCTGGCCGACGAAGGCCTGGTGATCAGCAAGGACGAGGGCGGCAAGAAGCTGTTCGAACTCACCGAGTCCGGTCGCGCCGCGGCCGAACAGCAGGACGCCGTCCCGCCGTGGGAGCAGATCGCCCACGACGTCGACCCGGTCGAGGTGAACCTGCGCAAGGCGGGGGCGACCCTGGCCGCCGCGGTCATGCAGGTCATGCACGCCGGCAGCGAGGCACAGCAGTCCCGCGCCGTCGACGTGCTCAACGAGGCACGCCGGACGATCTACGGCATCCTCGGCGAGGCCGACGACGACACCGCCGGAGCCGAGGCTTCCGCCGAGGACGCGGAGTGA
- a CDS encoding methyltransferase domain-containing protein has translation MRWFPRTVSSFRRGGDEVLPSPNIWYYQKAYEVENRAQDVDDEIWRVLAGQRDWSGADVLDIGCGDGFHLPRFAATARSVLGVEPHEPLVRDASRRVAELPNVEVRQGRAQRLPVPDAAFDVVHARTAYFFGPGCEPGLREAERVLRPGGTLVIVDLDVTSEPYGRWMRLDLPHYDPPGVEKFFARQGFDCRKVMTRWEFGDAAAMEAVLKIEFSAPVAAKAIAEVRRLNEVSSSAGEERVTLPVGYRVHTRTKPTGLVVPGHSASSAEASAPAVSSSASPRMP, from the coding sequence GTGCGCTGGTTTCCCCGAACTGTCTCCTCCTTCCGTCGCGGCGGCGACGAAGTGCTGCCGAGCCCGAATATCTGGTACTACCAAAAGGCCTACGAGGTCGAGAACCGCGCACAGGACGTCGACGACGAGATCTGGCGGGTGCTCGCCGGACAGCGGGACTGGTCCGGGGCGGACGTGCTCGACATCGGCTGTGGAGACGGGTTCCATCTGCCCCGGTTCGCCGCGACGGCGCGGTCGGTGCTCGGGGTCGAACCCCATGAGCCGCTCGTCCGCGACGCGTCGCGACGCGTCGCGGAACTGCCGAACGTCGAAGTGCGGCAGGGTCGTGCGCAGCGGCTTCCCGTGCCGGACGCGGCTTTCGACGTCGTCCACGCGCGGACAGCGTACTTCTTCGGCCCCGGCTGCGAACCCGGCCTTCGCGAGGCGGAACGGGTGCTGCGGCCCGGCGGCACGCTGGTGATCGTGGATCTCGATGTGACGAGTGAGCCTTACGGCCGCTGGATGCGCCTGGATCTGCCGCATTACGACCCGCCCGGGGTCGAGAAGTTCTTCGCCCGTCAGGGATTCGACTGCCGCAAGGTGATGACGCGGTGGGAGTTCGGGGACGCCGCCGCGATGGAAGCGGTGCTGAAGATCGAGTTCAGCGCTCCGGTCGCGGCGAAGGCGATCGCGGAGGTCCGGCGCCTCAACGAGGTTTCGTCAAGCGCCGGTGAAGAGCGGGTGACGCTGCCGGTGGGCTATCGCGTGCATACGCGCACCAAGCCCACCGGCCTCGTCGTGCCAGGTCACTCCGCGTCCTCGGCGGAAGCCTCGGCTCCGGCGGTGTCGTCGTCGGCCTCGCCGAGGATGCCGTAG